In Oryzias melastigma strain HK-1 linkage group LG10, ASM292280v2, whole genome shotgun sequence, the genomic window CCGAGCAGCAGGAAGTTGGTATAGAAAATAGCGGCATAGATGCTGGTCTGACGGCCTTCAGCCACGCGTTTTCACGCAGAGGAAGCGGTGCGTGAGCAGCGGACCTCTCATTGGAAAAAAGTCTGTCGCTCCGCCTCCAACATCCTCTCCAGCGGAGTTCAGACGCTGCCAGGGAGCACGGTGACCGCGCGTCTCCCCCACTCCACCTCCAGGTCACcgaggtttcttcttcttcttcttcttcttttgacCCGAGCGCTTCAAGAGCGCAGATTTACCGCGGAGTTTGACGTCCAACTCACCGCGATGGGGGCTCCAACGACACCCGGACGATGAGGGGCTCGACCCGCAGCGCGCCTAAAGCCGCTCGATTCCAGGATCCGACATGTGGAAGGAGGAATATGATGTTCACTTTGACTTCTTGCTGCAGCTCCTGTAAGTTTATGGCTCTGGCGTCCAGAGGGCTGATCCCTCTGAGGATTGCGCTGCGTGGCAAACATGGAACAGATGCAAACGAGGCAAATGCACCCCTAAAAATCATCTAATTTCCTCTAAAACGGACTAATCTGTTATCTAAGCGTTATCCAATGAGATTCATTTGACCATAAATTTGCAGTTATGCAAGAAAAGCACAAAGACTCTTCTTTTAAAAGTGTGATGTCACATTTCTGACAGCTTTATTTTCCATCTTTATTTGCAATCCAATCAGAACAAAGACTCGTTTCAGCTCTAAATTTACTCTTCATTTAGAAATCTTCAATTTTCAACAACTAAAACCGCAAATAATAAACTGTTTGatgtttaaatctattttttgatgtaaaaaagtgttttttgaccTAAGAAAAACCAGAATAATTGTTTGTTCATCATCCATAAACAAACTTTACAGAAGGAAATGTCAGTTTTCATTGACGGTCGGGTTTAATTGAAGGTATTGCAGAAATATTTGAGTGAATGCAGCtcatttaatgtcattttctacctaaaactttttgaattaaagaattcaaagctttaaaagaaGATTTCCATCATTTTGTCGGAGGATCCATTAGGATGTGGTTTCCTCTGCACACGCCCCACATGAGGACACACCTTAGAGGTGTGTGCGCGGCACGATCGGGGGATTAACATGTGAGTCAGTGGCGTGCCTCATCACGCTCCCCGGCACAGTCACACTCACGCAGGCATGCAGACTCGGTGGCGGTCGCAGGGACCGAAAACGCCTGAGGATACAGAATCGTGCTCTCAGATGGACTAATAAGTTGAATGTGTGCCACAGCGACTCTGAGGGCCAAAACCTGAACTAGATCCTTCAGGATTGATGTTGTCACTCACTCTCCTCGTGTGTGTTTGCTGGTTTTGTCAAGCATGGAGGTTTTCCGCATGAATTTCCCTCGACTCAGATCCGTTTAGAGTGATGAACGAGGCCTTCCTCATAACGGCTGCAGAGCAAACTCTAGATTTGTCTCAGCTGGATCACTTCTTGTGCCCGTTTGTGCTTCAGAGATGCATGTTTATTTCTATCAAATGTTTATGTATCCCTTCCAGCTTGTCAAGGTTGGTTGCTCTGGCCCCCAGCGACCCCCGTGACCCTAAGCGGGAACAGACGGATGGAGGGCTCGCAGATGTTTGTTGTGGAGTCTCCTCCCAGCTAGATCCTCTCCTGGGAGAGCAGAACAGGAAGCATTTAAAGCAGATCTCCCAAACACATCaaatgtcttcttcttcttctccaaaTAGCAGGAACTTCTTTGGGAGAGTCCCCACCCCGTCCCCAGAGGCCGGGCCCAGCACCGACCGACTGGATCTAACGGTGGTTTTTTGTTGCTGATGCTTCATAATTGGGGTTTCTGTGAGCCGCTCCATCATGGTGGCCGAGTTGATGAGCAGCGGGACTTTTAGAATGGGCTTCCGACTCAAACTATGCGTGAGCAGAAACATGACGCCTGTGTTGGCTCATGGAGCTGGAGGACATGCAGCTTGTTGTTCATTTGTCTCTTTGCTCCATCATGATGCGGAGTTTTTGGCTTCCGCTGTTGCCCTGGTTACCGTCTAATCCCTTACAGCAGCAGCGTTTAATGCATCGAATCTGAAGGTAATGAAATTTGCCTGATCAGGTTATGCAAAAGCCTCGCAGTCGTCTGGTGAGGAGGGTCGGCAGCTGCGTGCACACTCAGAGAGAGAGGACATGCTTAGaataggggtgtaagaaaagatcgattcagtgaaatatcgcgatactttatttggtgatacttgtagcAATTTAAAATACTTCCAAGGTGATCTTTAATTGGTTTCTAAAAAGTAAACATgcagttcagtgtcttacttttttcCACTTGAATATTTCCTGAATTACCAAAAAAAGAGGCGCTCCAGCGTTCTGCCGCACTCTCATCATAAATAAGTAAACAGGGAACTGATCGATACGGCGCTTTGTTTCCCTGCTTAATTGAGAACAGTTTAACAGTTACACTGTGAGCGCTTGACCTTCTCTGGCAGTTCATTTAACTGAATCTTTCAGCTGCATTAGTCTGATGGCTTCCAAGAGAGTCGATTTCCAACAGGCTTAACTTCCGAGGACCCAACTCCAAAGAGTGGCAGTGATGGATGGTCATGTCTGGAGTATGGGATGGAAAATCCTTCATTTTATTCACGCTTTCATTTCTAATTAATGACTGTTAAATGAACCTGAATAAACACAACAGACGTGTTTCTCTCTGAGGAGACTTCCACGTGTTTAAAACAGTGTCTGCGTTAAAACTTCTGTGGAAATAATCGactgcagtgaagcagaaaaCAATCTGGATGAAGAAGATCAAACATAAtcgtttgtttttgcagttttttgaaaaaacttttggaTAATTTTAGTTAGGGACAATTATCGATCTAGTTTTAGAATCAACTGGAGCCTTCCCCCAAAATTATAGGCTCCTTCAACCCTGTGACCCtatagggttgctggagcctatactgTTGGGTGAGGCAACCCTGTGACTCTATAGGGTTGCTGGGACCTATATTGTTGGGTGAAGCAATCTTGTGACTCTatagagttgctggagcctatattGTTGAGTGAAGTAACCTTGTGACTGTTGCTGGAGCCTACATTGAACTATTGACTCCAGCTGTGAACACTTGACGTGTTTAATCAAGAACAGAATCTTGTTTACCTCTTTaccttttaagaaaaataactaCAGATCAGCTGAGATTATAAAGTTGATTCATTTCATACTTCATActatttaaattctttttttttgtgaacaaaGTGAAGATTGTTTACATATACAGGTACATGTCTATTTTCCTCATTTCAATTTGGATTTCGATTACATTGTTGCATGAAGCAACACTGTggcatggggttgctggagcctatactaTTTGATGAAGACAAAATACAAACACGTTGAACAGCTAAACTTTTGTTGAACTgctagaactttttttctttttctgtttgacctTTGCAGCTGTGGGGATAAAAGGGAAAGTCTATGAAATATGAATGATACAGATAAACAGAGACACAAAAGccaaaaactcaagaaaagataacttaaagaaaataaactttaataaacttttCTTGTCTGGTTCTCGTCTTCCCATGATCTTTCGTCCTGAGTTTACCTCAAACATTTCCTTTTAGGCACAACTTAAGCAATTTTTCAAGTTTCTCAGGCAGAAAATAGTTTATGAAGAAGTGAGCAAATTTAAGGAAACataagagaaaaacagacaaaaataactaaaggaACATTAATTGGTAagcaaaaagagatttttatgAAGTCATGCACATGATTTAAAGGAaagtaaatctaaaaataaatcatttttttcttagtttgctCGTTTTGTTTAGCACCACTCccctttttttactctttcatttttcaatttatcCTTTTGcggtgtttcattttttccaaacttCCTCAAAGTCTTTTCCTCTGTGCTTCGTGCTCACGCAGGTGAAGGCACTGCTACTTATCTAACTgctatttgaataaatcatatttgtgttaataaatgcttttactgttacatttttgtacaaaaatagtttttttttaaggtttttatttaatcGTCGGTTTTCATTCGAAGCtcctctgttgttgttgtttgtgtacGCTCATGTGCGTATGTCCCGCCTCGCAGCGATGCCAACCTCGCAGACGTGCTGTCTGACTCGGAGGAGTGTGATCTGGGCAGTCTGGAGCCTTTGGAGCGCGGGAGCACCGACACTCTGGCCAACGGCTGCCGAGCGGACAGCGAGGCCGCCAAAAGACTCGCCAAACGGCTTTATCACCTCGAAGGCTTCAAGCGCTGCGACGTGGCCAGACACCTGGGCAAGAAGTGAGTCAGAAACACACCAGGAAGACTTCTTTAAATGCATGTAGTTGGTGTTATCTTAGAAAAACACAGTCAAATCTGACATTATTAATACcccactaaaacatttttttccacccacttttacatcattttgtcatcatCTGGGAGACCCTCGTCTCCTCATCAGTTCATGAGTAACTTGATTTTTGCATAAAAGTACCTTTAGGTCAGAAGTTTCCTTATGTATGAAGGTTTACAGGTTAAAATCCTCAAAGATCTGCTCCAAATTCAATCTCCTCTGATGCTCTTTATCATGTTTCTCTGCAGTAATGACTTCAGCCAGCTGGTGGCATCAGAGTACCTGAGCTTCTTCGATTTCTCAGGTCTTTCTCTGGATCGAGCTCTGAGGTGAGCGGAAGTCTTTGACTCACTATTTAGATTTCTCCTCACATGTccataaaagacatttttgggtCAAAGTTTGTTCCAGGAGCTGATGACAGATGAGGTTTTTTGTAAATTCAGAGGTGAAATAACAGCTGCAtcatgttgaagattttgtcaTAATTTAGTAACCATTATGAGTCATCCTATTAgactttatgttgttttatttttaaattttgccagtaatcaagtttttcttcttcttttctgtgcGACAGAAACTTCTTAAAAGCTTTTCCTCTGATGGGAGAAACCCAGGAGCGAGAGCGGATCCTCGTCCATTTTTCCAGACGTTTCTGCCACTGCAACCTGCAGACGCTCACCTCCGAAGGTCAGAGTCCTGCAGCAGATTATTCAGActgtaacaaatgtttttttaatcacatctgTTAGAGTTAACAAGAAAATCTCTTTCACGTGACAGAATGACTAACAACCAAAAAGAAAGTTGGAtgttgactgtacatgagaactggactgaatgactcctaacaggaagtatctgctggctCCACAAAGCTTAAATcacatagacttctatagagacaTAAAGATTTACTCAGTTATTGTATTTGTAAGAATAACcattctacctttttttttaaacacattcttgcacttttttttaaacaatatttttttctgtagtgacattttttcatgagataaattggccaatcagaagcctcagtgACAGTAGTGGCCTACATCAGTcagttcaaatcaaatcagatcaaTCTTCATtgaaaagcacttttcatatgaAGCATAACTCTAAGTAGTATAAGAACAAGCACGACAAAAaacgaaataaataaataaacaaaatagaaagaaaaaataaatagaaaacataAATGTCCACATCTAATGTTCCaaaagtttgacagatttgtgttgGCCGCTTTCAGGTAGCAGGGTTGCGGACtctcaacaagctcactcctgattggttagagtggttgccatagaaactccaaccgacttggaccaatcactgcttattgccgtcatctggttccaacatggcggcgccCGTATCACATTGACTTTATTtagttggagctggaagtaaacctATTCGACGGGTGACATCAttcttgctcagtccagttctcatatacagccaaTGAGTATAACCCACAATCCATCAGGTATCCTCAAGCATTTGCAGACTGTTTGTGGTCTGCAGGTTTTGTCATTTAGCTTTTCAGCTGCTAAACACATCACTGCAGTCGCAGACTTTAGTGCATGTGTGtctagttctgtttttttaaactttgtgttaTTGCAGATGGAGCCCACACATTAACATGCGCCCTGATGCTGCTTAACACGGATCTGCATGGACACGTACGTACCGCCGCCGCCTCCTGCGCCGCTTTGGCACAAGGGCGGAGCTAAGAAATCGGGCAGGCTCCGCCCTTTTTAACACATCTGCCGTTCTTTTCCTGTCCGTCCACCCTTCTCTCGGTTTCTCTCTTTCCTCCCTCGGCCTACTTCCTGACCTGTTTGTGTCTCCCCGCCGCTCGCTTGGTCTCATCAAGAGTAGAAGCCAGAGCGTTGTGGGCTGCTTACATGATCATAGGTCCTACGCTTCGCTGCTCCGGGTCCTTTGTGCTCTGCTAGTTGTAGTTTCTGAATCTAACATCCTCTCTTTCTTTTCAATTCTGTTTCTTCCTCATTTAAACCCTTCTCCTGCTAACCATCTCTGGTCCTCTGGTCTTTGTCTGCCCCTGCAGGTGGTGAGTATCATCTCAGACTGATACATAAATCCCACTTAATTAAAAGTTCTTTGGgactaaaaaaacactaattatGAGATTACATAATGATTTGATTGCTTATCAAAAATCGGTAAAGTGAATTTGAGACCCAAATTATTTTGAGATAATTTGtacctttctttaaaaaatactgtttttctgCTCATCACTCATGCTGAGTCGTGATTTGGAGTTTGACAtcctgaaagaggaaaaaaactgctgcttAAGAAAAGCTCAAGACTGCCGCCTAGTgggcagatttttttatgttagttcACTAAAAGGGataattttcacttttatgaAAGTGATGTAGATCAGAATAATGTGATGCTCCATTCAAAcagactttgtgtttttttcccgaTCAGAACATTGGGAAGAAGATGTCCTGCCAGCAGTTCATCAGTAACCTGGACGGCCTCAACAACGGCAAAGACTTTCCCAAAGATTTACTGAAGGTACTGTGGAAAGTACAGAAACAAGATTCCTGAGGATGGAAGTGTCAGCTCGGTGTTCATTTTCGGTTTTCTGGTCCGCACAGGTTCTCTATAACTCAATCAAGAACGAGAAGCTGGAGTGGGCCGTGTAAGCATCCGCTCTCACAGAAGGAAGCAGCCTTGAATGCTTTCACCTCAGGTTTGTCTGAATgggtatttgtgtgtgtgcagtgaggaggaggagctcagGAAGAGTCTGTCCGAATTAGTGGAGGAGCAGTGTGAGGGCGGGAGTAAGCGTGTTGCCAGGGTAACGGACAGCAGTAACCCTTTCATCGCCATTCCCATTCTGTTGAATGCGGTCACCTACAAGCACGGAGTGCTGACCCGGAAGAGCCACGCGGACATGGACGGCAAACGCAGTGAGTTGAACCCCAACAGGTTAAAGTTGTCATTTCATCGTGTCTGTTTTTAAAACGAATTTTCTCTCAGCTCCCAGAGGTCGCCGGGGTTGGAAGAAATTCTACGCCGTCCTGAAGGGAATGATCTTATATCTTCAGAAGGTATCACGTCTCATCCTTTGCTccgttgccatagaaactcatcCACCACCGCAGTGACAACAGCGGCGGATGCTGCGAGCTGCTGCggtcggtgtgtgtgtgtgtgtgtatgtgtgtgcgctttAAAGGAGTGGACTAGAAAAGGCATTAGGAGGGAATGAAGCGGGGCTGTGTTCGTGGGCGTTTGTCTCCCCCTACTGGTCATAAGGCTGCTGTGAGTTCCTCGAGAATCACCCGGAAAAGCCCCTTAAAGAGTGATGATCTCACTTTTTTCTGGTTGTGGGGATGCACGGTGGTGGAGCGGTATACATAGGGGCTCATAACTAGAAGTTTCAAattcccacagtccaaaaacacgcATCACAGGGTAATTGTGTCTCTAAAATGCTGTTTGTGTCAGACTTCTCCATTCATCTGGATCTAATCTTTTTTCAGAGTCCAAACTAAACACAGAGAATTCAGCTTCTGTGCTCTACAGATCtagaatagacttccagaaatcCTCAGATCAGCTTATtgtcagctgcatttgattagtttctattcaaaagtttacatctgcacagttactttaaattaatttcattcTAACTTTACATTTTCGTTTTAATGATCactcctttaatgttttttaaatatagttttctTGGTACACTAAATATGTTCTAAATAAACCTCCCTTGCCTTAATAGAACATGTTTTCCCATGTTTATCGTGTTTTTCTGTGCACAGGATGAGTACAAACCCGATGCAGATCTGTCAGAGGTGGACTTGAAGAACGCCGTGAGAATCCACCACGCTTTGGCCACGCGCGCCACCGATTACAGCAAAAGGGCCAACGTGCTGAAGCTCAAAACCTCAGACTGGAGAGTCTTCCTGCTGCAGGCCCCGTAAGtcagaaccaaaaccaaatgtgtaaaactgaaaactaaaaTTGGGTTTATAATTATATAAGTAACGCTTTACAGTAAGAGTTCCTTTAGTTAATGCAGGCGtatgcaacctttaacagtacaAGAGCcttttgggctcgttttctactaaTCAAAACTCATAAGAGCCttaaagtcttatttttatATAGCTGTAcattcattacaatgtatttttaataataaatatgaatctagatttttttgtggaaacataaaaagaaactcgcattttctcaacatttgaaattattttttacgtttgacagaagctggtatgatttcctttcaaaataaaagactccttGTGCCAGACCGGATCATCCCAGTACAGCTCTGGAAAACATACGataatgtgctttaaactaataaagatTCTGAGTTTTTACTTaagttttgcttagtatttgagATTGGTGTGCTCTGGAGAAAGCAAAGATGAAACACAACCTCTTCAAGTCagcaggatgtaaaaaccttttaaatagtttatctTTGAGGTGCACCTAAACCATTACTTTATAAACTTAACTCATCtaagttaaataaatgataatttagTAACctttatttgagaaaaaaactattattttatttttctttagccagagagccactatggagcggtaaaagagccacaagtggctccGGAGCttcaggttacagacccctgagTTAATGCAAAGCTAAAAATGAATAGTTTAATATTCAATATGCAAGATTAATTAATAATCAAGTAATTTTTATATGGATTTTCTGCATTTATCAAGTGTTTACAAAGTGATTCTTGCTCCCACTTTACAATTAGGCTCCAATATTAAATTCCCACTTATTAATTACTGTTAATTAATGCATAATTAACAAAACGCAACATTAAATCATGCATACTTATTGCTtactaattttgaaaaaaacaaaacagtaaatgtTACATGTAACATTATTAATGCAAAGTAGCTTTACTTTTTAGttatataatattaatatatcCATTAATTAACATTAGTGGAAGGAGTTAATTATGACATATTAAAAACTTTGGTGATATATTATATTAAAtactataaaataataattttgtaatttaacaaaaaaactataaagattagctttaatttaaataattacattatgAGTTTATCAGTTTATACACTGAATTACATACATGCTTCTGTTCAAGTAGAAAAGAGCTTTTTGTTTTGCCAAATAAtagttattttgcattcattttgttttatttttattactgagAAATTGTGagtttccattaaatttaagaaaaaaaatcaagaattgtaAGTCAGAATGGTTGACTTTTCTGTGGTTGCCACTAGAAGAAAAGCTTGTCTAaatttctttgcctttttttcttctacttttttctcCAGGAGTGAGGAGGAAATGATGTCATGGATTTTCCGGATAAACCTGGTGGCGGCGCTGTTCTCAGCTCCAGCCTTTCCTGCCGCCATCGGCTCCATGAAGAAATTCTGTCGGCCCATTCTGCCGTCATCATCAACACGACACGGTCAGGTATGGTGACATACAATCGTAAAAATTACACCCAAAGcttcacatttttatgaagatgATCAATTGCCATAATTGTATCCTATGAGTTCATTTTCTCTCTGTGAGCTTGAAACTTTTTGGGATTTTCTCCTTTTGGtgaaggaggagcagctggTGAGCCATGAGAGACAGCTGAAGCAGGTGAGCGTGGAGCTGGAGGAACATCGCAAAAACCAGCCGGCGATCGACCCAAAGAGCCGAGAGTGGGAGGAGTACCGACTCAAGGAGCACTACCTCACATACGAGGTACAGACTCTCTGTTCAcctgattttaaaagaaaaaagtaatcatttCTGGTTCATTCTTTGATCTAAAACTTTCTAAAACTTTCTTGTAACTTTTAACACTTGAGGCATCACCGGTGATActtaaacacaaagtctttaacgtactgtaacttttcaacctttaacatgATCAAGATTGATCATGTAATTGATTGTAGTATTACATTGATCtcgttaatggttgaaaagttacaggaaATCAAAAACGTAaccactggagctccggtgttaaagggttaaataacaCCTTTGATATATTGTAAGATGCAGAAAGAAGCTTCTTGTCAATGGtggtgccacaaacgattattgtatagttgactaatcatcgattattttgttcaataggttgactaatcaggtcgtgggcaaactggatttaaagcacacaacttaaccatcattagctttaagctaacacagtagcattatctgcgataatgctactgtgaatgctgtaagctgaatttggccactgaagatgctagtgttgatagctgaagatgctgaaattgatagctgacaTTGCtcaagccaatagctgaaaacgctgaagttcaagctagctaaaatattagtcaaaggccaaattagcctaaaaaacaacaaaaaagcctaaattagccaaattagctagcatgtatctgaaatattgactaaactccaaaatagactaaaaaacaacaacaaaaaaagcctaaattagccaaaataactaacATGCacctgaattattagctaaactccaaagtagccttaaaaaaagcctaaattagcaaaaatagccagcatgtagctaaaatattggctacactccaaaatagcctaaaaaacaaaaaagcataaattagccaaaataactagcatgtagctaaattattagctaaacaccacaatagcctaaaaagcacaaaaaaagcctaaattagccaaaatagctagcatgtagctgaaatattagctaaactccaaagtagcctaaaaatcttaatgaataccaaaatagtccaaaaagctagcagaatgtcagtataactttcaactttactacactccaactccatataataagaagtaacgactaatcgactattaaattagtcgttgactattttaattgtcgattagtcgaccaatggtggcagccctacttttcAATATGCAACACAATACTGACGTAAAGTGTTTCATACCAGCATAAGacagcttttctccacttcagaatctgctagatTTATTGCCTAAATGATTCAAATTTCAAAGCAACGGTATGTTGGATGCCCCACAGTCCAAAAGCCTCGTACTGACCTTCCTGTTCTTCCCCCGAGAGCAGAAGACCCGGTATGAGACGTACATCAGCCTCCTGATGGCCAAAATCCTTGCTGAGACGGACGACCTGGAGAAGATCGAGACCAGCGTGATGGGGAGCCTGATCACAGACGGTCGCGAGTGCCTCCTCCGAAAGACGCAGTCCTCGCCGTCCATCAGTCAAGCCCACGCCGGCTTGAACGGAAAGACGGCCGGCTGCTCGGCTCTAGGACAGAGGACCGGGGAAGGGAGATGAAGAAAGACCGGACAGTCGAAGCAGCTCCTCCCCGTCCCTGAAACTAGAATAATCCTTCAACTCCTTACCGGATCTGTAACTACTTTGCTGTGTTCGGACTGCTTTGAGTCTCCACTCCCTTTCCACGGCATGATCAAACCCGAGCAAGTGTTTGTCCTGGAGCAAAACGTGAAGAAGACGAGGAGCATGCCCTtcatccgttttttttttctacttctttCATTATTGCACATTAAAAGCGATCACAACTGTGATCCCTATTTATTGCTACACCATCAGTATTATCTGTAAACCTAAGTGAAGCTTAGTTTCGAGCAGAATTCTGTAaggccaaaaaagaaaacacttctgTTTCCGGTCCGTATTCTGCCGTCATGGATTCAGGAAACGGGTCCGATTAAGACGGTAAACAAGGTACTGCTGGAGCGTATCGGCTTTCCTTCAaacccacgctcccactctcaGCCAGGCACGTGTTCAATGGACCTACAGCACAGGCAGATTGCAGCGTACGAAACATATCTGCAAGAAAGTCTCTGcttatcatatttatttatttattgagccTATATTTGCCCCCGAGAGGGTTTAAAGTGTGCACAGGAGCTGCTCACTTAGCTGAAGGTGGAGTGCCTTACCGAAGGCCACAGAGTGATCAAATGTCTGGTCATTTTGGGGCTCTGGAAACCCCAAActctaacctttttttttgtcttttgaggaagtaaaatgactgtttttctgaatgaaaGAAAGCACTGT contains:
- the psd2 gene encoding PH and SEC7 domain-containing protein 2 gives rise to the protein MTQEGQALPCPTQTENLVEPNAATDLMLEAPQEGAEERPEAPDITEDRKEEEDVGGETKEADGEDVGAEGEHPQTKGEAGETTEEEEGGEDTHPPTEEETSDPRQPERLENGINEKDEEDEETEEDGEKINAHLDTFSSNFETTVEEADTEVEEEEEEVQRDGEERENQDSFSSAFEQIVEQVDLQEEEEEDEETQLEEEERDKSKVDNKDGFSSTFERIVESALLRGGTCYSSLDSLDVLSLTDETDSCVSFEAPLTPLIQQRALFLGPEPLELELATVQEQEGAEAGPERLDGELVAGAGAQAGIGGSPLRTTIPGSRSEFVLSQPGRWNIPNGYHSESQRAFEGCGAMTNSVSDANLADVLSDSEECDLGSLEPLERGSTDTLANGCRADSEAAKRLAKRLYHLEGFKRCDVARHLGKNNDFSQLVASEYLSFFDFSGLSLDRALRNFLKAFPLMGETQERERILVHFSRRFCHCNLQTLTSEDGAHTLTCALMLLNTDLHGHNIGKKMSCQQFISNLDGLNNGKDFPKDLLKVLYNSIKNEKLEWAVEEEELRKSLSELVEEQCEGGSKRVARVTDSSNPFIAIPILLNAVTYKHGVLTRKSHADMDGKRTPRGRRGWKKFYAVLKGMILYLQKDEYKPDADLSEVDLKNAVRIHHALATRATDYSKRANVLKLKTSDWRVFLLQAPSEEEMMSWIFRINLVAALFSAPAFPAAIGSMKKFCRPILPSSSTRHGQEEQLVSHERQLKQVSVELEEHRKNQPAIDPKSREWEEYRLKEHYLTYEKTRYETYISLLMAKILAETDDLEKIETSVMGSLITDGRECLLRKTQSSPSISQAHAGLNGKTAGCSALGQRTGEGR